The Neurospora crassa OR74A linkage group I, whole genome shotgun sequence genome segment TCGAATCCCCTGAATGAAGGGAACTATTTGCGCCAATATTCTAACTCTCACTACCCGATTCAAACGCTTGCACCTCCCACAACTCACCCCAATCCTCAAtcgacaccaccacactATAACCACAGACATAACTAGACCAAAATCTACGGCAGTGCCATTGATGGCACCCGCTATGACAACTTCGACGACAATGGAAACCCGGATTCTCAAAGTGAAGGTGGACGACAGCAACATCCAAGTGCTCGGCCACTGGAAGGAGGAGTCAGCAGAACACAAAGATGGAagcaaaacgaaaactagCAATCTCAACACATGGGAGGTCCCAACTACATCAGAAAATGAGAATATACTGTCTCCCATCCGCGAAGCagcccaccacctccgcaCCACCGACATTCCTGTCGCCTTCCCCACGGAAACCGTCTACGGCCTAGGCGCCGATGCCACCCGCAGCGCTGCCGTCAAGGGAATCTATGCCGCCAAAGGTCGACCAAGCGATAATCCTTTGATCGTGCACGTTTGCGATTTGAGCATGTTACGGTCATTcatctctccctccttctcctcagcaggagacgaagaagacccCATCCCAGCCATCTATCACCCCCTCATAACCCGCTTCTGGCCCGGCCCCCTCACCATCCTGCTACccaacccctccccctccctcctcgctCCGGAAGTAACCGCCGGCCTACCCACATTCGGGTGCCGAATGCCCGCCTCGGCGCTGGCTCGCTCGCTGATCAAACTCGCCAACGCCCCCCTCGCCGCGCCCTCTGCGAACGCCAGCACTAAACCCAGCCCCACCGCCGCACAACACGTGTTAGACGATCTACGGGGTCGCATCGCACTGATCTTGGATGGAGGATCATGCAGCGTAGGGGTGGAAAGCACGGTCGTCGACGGGCTTTGCTCGCCGCCTGTGGTGCTGAGGCCGGGCGGGGTCAGCTTGGAGGAGATTAGGGAGTGTAAGGGGTGGGAAGGCGTGGAGAAGGCGTATAAGGATCAGGCAGAGGTCGGAGGAAAGACGGCGCCGAGAGCGCCGGGGATGAAGTATAAGCATTATAGCCCGAAGGCGAGGGTGGTGTTGTATGAggcggagggagggaggagggaggtacCGAAGGCGGATGTGAGGGAGGCGGTTGAAGCggctggggaggaggagggcaagggaAACGTGAAGAGTGTTGCGGTTATTAGGACGGGGAGATGGCCTGTTGCCGGGGGGTTGAGGAGTCAGGggcttgatgatgttgctgcgAAGGACAGCGGGGACGTGGCCGAGACTGGGTTCGCTGTCAGGGAAGGGCAATGGCTGGATGAGGACGGCACCACGGTGTTGGCAAGGCTTCTGGAGATTGATCTGGGCAACGATGTCAAGGGGGTGGCACATGGCCTTTTCGCTGCCCTCCGAGAGCTGGACAGGCGCGGCGCGGATGTAATATTCGTAGAGGGTGTGAGTGATGGAGACGATATCGCGGCGGCGGTCATGAACAGGCTGAGGAAAGCCGCTTCCGACATTAGAATATAGACGGGGTCAAACCCTATAGATCGCAAGGGAAAAGACTATAACTCCTGTTTTCTGCTAACCCATCACTTGTTGGCTTTTCGTGTCTTTTTGCTTCGCCTTTGGCTCATTACTCTGCCATAAAAAGGCTCGCCAAACAAAAGGGCCTGATACCTTTTTACGAACCAATGCGCCAACTTTACCTTGGTTGCTCCCATCCGCCACACTCCTTCCCTTGTCATTACCCACCCGCACATGCCCTTAGAGACCCTGACGAAGCCAGTCAGTAAGCTTAGCCTTGCCTAGTTGTGCCAAGTTGTTGACACCCTGCTCGGTGAAGGGGTCGAGGCGGCTGAGGTTGACATCGGCAGGCGGCGCCTTGCTGCATCGTtgaatgatgatggtgggaTCGGTCTCGAGAACAACGCCGTCATCCACGATTTCGTCGATAGCGAGGGATACCAGATCGTAGTTTTCGACTATCGTGCGCTTGTCGATCGATTGCCTGAGTAGAAAGTCCGTGGTTAGCCAAATCATGTCCCATGACCGGCACCTTCACGTTCGCCATAAATACTCACTTGAAGAGCATATGCAAGCTGTCCCTAAGCGCCAAAAGTACGTTGTAGAGCAGAACTTCGTTCTCGTCCGCGCTACCAACGACGTAGATAGCAACGTCCGACTCCATCTTGTAAAGCACCACCTTGTTGTCGTAGAGGAGGATATCGCCCGTCTGCTTAGCTGTCTTCTGAAGGAGGCCCTTCTCGAAACGGGTTTGAGAAGTCTTGTCGGGATAGGGGTTCTGGGAAGCGCTCGAGGAAGCTGTTGTGCACAAGGTTCGGGCTGGTCAGCCTTACGGGAACATGCGACACCGAATAAGGGGTAAAAGGAGCGTCTATTGCGTACCGAGTCCGGCGGCCACTCCTGTTCCTGGTGCGCCAGCGGCAGCGTGAGGAGGAGTGTAGTATTTTGAGAATATCCGCGAACCGTCATCGCTGGAGAGGATTACTGTTGGAACGCAATTGTCAACATTGCTCGACGTGGCGCGTATAAGCCAGGACCCAGGAGCAGCGTGGTGCCTAGTGTACCTATAGCGTTGACGCTATACAGCGACATTCCTGGCGACATCTTGACTGGTTATCTGGGGGTTCTTGTTTCTTGATCAATTGCTGTCTCGAGACTGGTATCGGTTGGAGAAGGTCGGCGACGAGGGGCAACTCGACTTCAATGGGCGCAAGTGGGTAGGTATATAGTGGTTAGCTTGAACTCCAGAGGTGctgcgtaggtaggtagtgctCACAATGACCAGGGGCAGGCGGTATCGTTGGTTACCGTGGTGAGCGTGGGTATTGTGGGGTGAAGCGGTCCCTGTGATGTGGCTTGAATCCAGAGCGAACACTCCAAGCGAGGCCCCACGGCGCGGTACGTACCTTACGTACCTGACAGTTCGCACTCAAGAGCAGCACTGCAGTGGCCTCGTCCGTCTCATTTGGGTATGACAGGGGTTTTAATGGGTCAACGCGAGTAAGCCCCCGCAGACACGAACGGCCGTGTAAAGTGCTTTTATCAGAGACGCGTGTGTCGCGactgtcttttttttcgatAGGAACGTGATCCACCTTGCCCGTCCTGAACACGCTGCCGACCTGCCAACCACCTCGCAATTACAGAGGGATCGGGAGCCGCCACAACAACACTCCAGCGTCTCCATCCCAACCTGCCCGTCTTCTGTCCCTTCTTGTTGGTTTAGTTTCCATACTTTGTATTATCTCAACAAAACCACCGAGGACAGAGTAGTAAACATGTCTTCCCCAGCAAAGCGCAGAACAACGAGAAGCTCCCAATCAGCTACTCCCCGCACTACTCGCAGCTCGCAGGCTGGTCCTTCGAGCGCAACTCCTCGCCAGACACGCGCATCACAGCTTGCCTCTAGTCCCTTATTCTACGAGCCCTCCTCGCCTGCCAATGGCGCCGCCCCGGTATCTTCTCCCTTGAGGCAGATGAGCAATACCCAGAGCACTGCCCACCAAGGCAATGCGCCGAGCTCGCCTTTGCGCCAGCAGACAGAGACCCAGAGCGATGCTGACCGAACTCCTCGCGCAAACGGACGGAGCCAGTTAATTGGGGGTATGGCTgtcaaccaaaaaaaaaaaaaaaaggactacACTGAATGCTGACCACACTCCGCAGACTCCTCTCCCATCCGCTATGCCTCCAGTTCTAGCCCGGGCCGTCAGCTTACTCAACAGTCCGATCTTCGTAGCGAAAGCAGTCAGCTCTTCGTCAGCTCGCAAAGGTCCGTTGCCGGTCGATCCCGTCGAGGCGACATCAACGGGGACCCTCTTCGTACTCCCGCCCAGATTCCCCGCCGAATCATCCTCGACGACGCCGGTCGTGTGATCCGCGATGCCCCTGGCTCCGATGCCAACTCGTTTGTCACCAATAACCCCAATACCTCTGAGGCAGATGCCCTTGGTGGACAAAGCCAAGGTCTTGTTTGGGGTACAACAATTTCTCTTGACGATTCGTTCTCCGCGTTCAAGGACTTTCTCAGGAACTTCACCAGGAAATACCGGATGTGGGCAGATGGCGCGGACGAGGCCGAGACTATTGGCCATCCGGATGCGGATTCGAAGCCATATTGGGAGGCACTGGAGAATATGCTGCTGCTTGGTACCAACAAGCTGTATCTGGATCTCCGCGACCTCAAGTCCTACCCGCGCACCTTGAAGTTATGGCATCAGGCCCAACACTATCCTACCGAAATCATCCCGGTCATGGATCAATGCGTACATGACTGTATGATGGAGTTGGCGCAAAAGGAAATGGCCAGCCAAAGAGCATCCCAAAACTCTAGGACCGCTCCAGGTGCCTCACAAAGCTCGGAGCCGAACTTCCCAAGCTCTGAAAGGAGCGAGGAACCGCCCACCCCGCGGCCTGCCCAAACAGCGGCGCCCACAATTGAGGACCAAGTCAGCCAGATGGCGTATGTGGTTCGCCCGTGGGGTCTTGACAAGATCACCAACCTCCGTGACCTCAACCCATCTGACATGGACAAGCTTGTGTCCATCAAGGGTCTTGTCATCAGAACCACGCCGGTCATCCCCGACATGAAGGATGCATTTTTCAAGTGCAGTGTTTGTGGTCATTCTATAACCGTTCAGTTAGATCGTGGCAAGATTCGTGAGCCTACAGAGTGTCCTCGGGCTCGCTGCGCCTCCAAGAACTCAATGCAGATCATCCACAACAGATGTGCTTTCGAAGACAAGCAAGTCATCAAGCTGCAAGAAACTCCGGATAACGTGCCTGCTGGTCAGACACCCCACTCGGTATCCGTTTGCGTCTATAACGAGCTTGTGGACTTTTGCAAGGCCGGTGACAGAGTTGAGCTCACTGGTATCTTTAAAGTCACCCCCGTTCGTGTCAACCCGCGCATGAGGACGGTCAAGAGCGTGCACAAGACAtatgttgatgttgtccaTGTACAAAAGGTCGACCGCAAGAGGATGGGTTCTGATCCCTCGACCCTCGACcttgccgaggaggaggaagcccATGCTAATGGCCAGAGCATGGACGAAGTCCGAAAGGTCTCTCctgatgaggaagagaggaTCAAGGAAACTGCCGCTCGACCGGATATCTACGATCTCCTTTCACGTTCTTTGGCTCCATCAATTTACGAGATGGATGATGTGAAGAAGGGTATTCTTCTTCAACTGTTCGGAGGCACGAACAAGACCTTTGAGAAGGGTGGAAGCCCCAAATACCGTGGAGACATCAACGTTCTCCTCTGTGGTGACCCATCCACTTCCAAGTCCCAGCTTCTCTCCTATGTTCACAGAATCGCCCCAAGAGGTGTGTACACGAGTGGTAAAGGTTCTTCTGCCGTAGGTCTTACCGCCTATGTTACCCGCGATCCCGAGTCCCGCCAACTCGTTCTAGAGTCCGGTGCTCTCGTCTTATCCGACGGCGGTGTCTGTTGTATCGACGAGTTCGACAAGATGAACGAATCGACCCGCTCCGTTCTTCACGAAGTCATGGAACAACAGACCGTGTCCGTCGCCAAGGCcggcatcatcaccactctCAATGCCCGAACATCAATCCTGGCGTCTGCCAACCCCATTGGTAGTAGATACAACCCTGATCTATCAGTGCCGCAAAATATTGACCTCCCGCCAACCCTTCTATCCCGTTTCGATCTGGTCTACCTCATCCTCGATCGTGTTGATGAGAAGAATGATCAGCGTCTGGCCCGCCATTTGCTCTCCATGTATCTCGAAGACAAGCCCGAGAGTGCCCAGCAGGCCAACGACGTCCTTGTGAGTTTTTCCCCGTCTGTCAATCCACACGAAGATGAACCCCAAACTAACCAACTCCCCCTCAAAAAAACAGCCCGTCGAGTTTCTAACCTCCTACATCTCCTACGCCCGCTCGCACATCCACCCGGCCCTCACGCCCGAAGCCGGTCGCGAGCTCGTCGATGCCTACGTCGAGATGCGCAAGCTGGGCCAAGACGTGCGCGCCGCCGAGAAGCGCATTACGGCCACCACACGTCAGCTCGAGTCCATGATTCGCTTAGCCGAGGCGCACGCAAAGATGCGTTTATCTCAAACCGTCACGCGCGACGACGTCCGCGAGGCCGTGCGCCTCATCAAGTCGGCGCTCAAgaccgccgccaccgacaGCCAGGGCCGCATCGACATGAGCTTGTTGACAGAGGGCACGAGCGCGGCGGAGCGCCAGCGCAAGGCCGACATGAAGGATGCGGTTATCCGCCTGCTGGATGAGATGACCAGCGGCGGACAGGTAGTTAGGTACTCGGAGGTGGCGAGACGGTTGGGCGAGGGGGCGGGTGTGCAGGTTGAGCCGGCTGAGTTTGCGGAGGTTATGAGGGCTCTGGAGATGGAGGGCGCTGTTATGGTGACGGGTGAGGGTGCAAGAAAGAGCATAAGGAGGATTACGGCTACTATTTAGAGTTGAGGATCGAGAGGATCGGAGTTGGATGGTGCCAAAAGGACTTTGATGATATCTTCAAATGATTGGGGTTCTAGTTACGGTATGCTACAAGTTGTCATGAGCTCTGTCGCATGGAAATTTTGCATCTTTTTCAGTATAATACCACGGTGTTCGCTTGACTGTAAATACTGCTTGGAATCTTCTCGATATTGGTCAAGACTTAAAACATGCTGCTTCTTACAAAGTCAAAATAGGTATCAGTTCCTCGAACACTAAATAAACAAAAGACGACATCGGTACCATAGCAAAGCTGAAATGGATAAGTCAAAGCATGCAAACACGCCAAATTAAACAGCAGTTGTCTGCACCTCTTGGTTTGCCCCTACTGCACTCTCATTACCAGTCGTATTCGTCTCAGTCCCCGTCAAACTCGCACCATCCACTTCCTTCTCATTCAATTGTTGATCAGTGACAGAAGCAGCGTTTCTCGGCTGCGAAGGCTGGGGCTGCTGGGCGTGCTGCTGGACCGTCGTCGGAGAAGTGGGCGAGTTGCTAGTAACATACTTGGCATCCTCATCcaaagccgccgccgtcgtcgtaGGTCGCCAGTCGCGCAGATCGTCTTCGGCATTATTGAGGATTTGTCTGGCTTGGTGACCTTGCGTATACGGGATCTGCGAGTCGCCGGGAACGATGGGGGTGTCGTCGAGCAGGTTGAGCAGACGCAGGCCGTGCCGGGCCAGAATGATTTGCTTCTCGGCGCGCTCGATGGTGGCGAGGAATTCGGCTGAGTAGGCTTCTTTGAGTTTTTGACGGGTCTATCAGTTTTTGTTAGCCATTTGAACATAGGGTTGTATAAGATGGGAAAGAAGCGCTTTTGGGAACTGATTTTgttgaaaaaaaataaaataaaataaaaacaaatagaaaaatgaaaaaaaaagaaaaaaaagaaaagaagaaagaaagaaaaagggagagaGAAGTAGATGATCGGGTAGGGATAATGGATGGACATACAATATTCGTCAATTGCGCTTCCGCAACCAAGTTCTCCGCCTCGGCTCTGACCAGCTCCTGCTCCAGCACCACTAGCCTTGTGCTCTCAGGCTCCTTGGACTTCAGCTTCGCAATCTCGTCCGCGATCTTGTTCTTGCCGTCCCGGCTCGGCTGCACGCTCTTCTCCGTGTTACGGATCGTTTTCAGCGTGCCGCGGCTCTCGTCCAGTGCGTGCGCGTAGTTGTCCTCCTGCTCGCCCAGTTCCGACAGGATCACGCCTACTTTGTCGCTGATGTCGCTGATCCCTTCGTCGGAAGTCTGCTCGCCCCACTCTGAGAGTTGTTGGGCGATCGAGAGGCGCTCCTTGGCAGCCGTCTCGTGTGCTGAGATCAGGTTGTTCTCGGACTTGATTAGACGGTAGAGCTTCTTGGAGAGTTCCGGTTGGATGGTTCCccggagagaggagaggcTGAAGCCCCGGCGGGAACCGTGGTGGTGAGAGGAgaagttggtggaggagccgccgccgctgctccGGTTGTTGGAGCGGATGGAGAGTGCTCGGTTCCTGAGAGTAAGAGCGTTAGTGGTTGTTTGGGCAGAGCGATATGTTGAAGAACAGAGATACCACAGGCTTGGAGAGCGACTGCTATCGATGCTCTTGCGGGACATGGTGATATGTTCCTTGGAGGCTACAAAGGTTTACATCGATAGGTTGATGGATTACATGTGGGCTAACTCACATGGTGTCTGATGTTTTGCTGATGACAAGTAATACGAGTGTTCGGCTCTTGTTTTGGTTAGGACTTCGATCGTTCTTTCTGTTGTGAGTTCTTCTCCGGAAGGCGCTGCCTTAGAGTATGTTGATGATCGAATCAAAGAAAGTAGGTAGCAGTGAGGTTAGAGAAAGTTCAGAATCATTTATCGTAGATTGAGTTTGTTTCGAAAGCAGTATCCTGGTTTACGGTTCCTGCGTAAGAGGCACGAAGGTATGAAGTTGATCGACGGGCGATGCGTGCCACTCTCTCGGTAATCTCGGGCTCGACGTCACTGGGCGTAAAAGGGCTGAAATAAGGTGATATAAATCAAGGTATCTGATACTCCGTAGATCCTAGTTGATCGTAAAGTTGGTCGGCTATGAATCGGAGGCATCGACTAGGAAAAGGAACTGGAGTGACACGGTACTCCGTTCTTGATCCTATGCAGTCTGTCACCTGCCTTCGTTCAGCTGAAGCCTAACTCCGCCGTCCACGCTCTCAGTAGACCTGTTTCCTGGTCTCGTGCCAGCCGAATAAGGACGTGGTGTTGTTACTGTCGTCATGACTTCGGTGCTTTAAGTCTGTATAAAGAATTTGTGTGACGTCATAGCATAAGACTCCAACTCCCATCCGCTTTGGGGATCAAACCCCACCTCACCACTGCTCTCCCCCTTGTTGAGTTCTCCAAGATGTTTTATTCGAGCAGTGGCAAGAATAAACCAACCATGCGCAGTCCTGATGCTGGTCGTCTTGTTTCAGATAAGACCCTTTGCTGCTATCAGAGGGTGTGAAAATTGAGGTATGCCCAATATTGTAAGTAAGATACTTTGGAGAGGACCATACTTACATGTTCTTTCAAAACACTGCTTCGTTGCTCGAATTAAGATACATGTTGATCTCGGGGGCCTGAGTTTCTAGGCTAGGCGTTGTCTTGTGCAAACGGCTGCTTTCCGTACCGAGCATCCGGCTTCTCTATTCACCTCAAAAGGCGGAAGCCTTTCTCAACCGCCGAACGGTTGAGTTCAACAAGTTGCACAGTCAATTATCACAGCCAGAAAATTCCTCTTCTCGCATGGAATATCTTTTCTCTTGCTCTTTCAAGATATCTGGCCGCTGGAAGTATGACGATGATACACTTATATAGGAAATTTCACTCAACCCATATGCCTAACAAACCACTCCGCCTGCTCCTAAATTATTTCCTGGTTGTGAACTTGAGATTGATAAGACTGAGAAGCCAAAGGCTGACGAAGACAGCCATCGAGCTGCTAAACACAACCAGAGGCTTGCGCAGAACAGCGGACATGGGATAGTCATAGGTAACGGTGAGATCACGGTCTCTGAAGTCATCGACCAAGTTGCGCCCCTTGATGACGAGAGCTGTGCGGCCGATGGTATCCAAATAGGTCTTGTGAATCTGCACACCCGCTTCGGAGATCGAGGACTTGGGAATTGCGGTGGTCCATTTTACGTTTCTGTGTGAAGCAGTGTCAATAACACGTTAGGGCAGTTCTGGGGTAGTAATAACGTACTCGGCTCCCTCAGGCAGGATCAGACGGACCACAACCTGCTCATACTCGACACCCTCGGGCTGCTTGGGACCCTCAAGGAAAGGAACATTAAGAACGAAGCCTCCGGTCGCCGTATTGCGCAGGAAATTCTTCGCATCCGAGTTCCAGCCAATGGTGAACGGGTACTTCCAGCCTCCAAACAAGGGGTATCTAGGCTTGATTTCAAGCAAGGCCTCCCTCTTGTTGCTACGGAAGCGGGACGTGGAAACGTTGCCAATAACATCGGTGTAGTAGGGGTCGGCGCTGCCAACGCGCAAAGGGAATTTCATCTCCTTGAGCGCATGAGTGGCAGGGTTATAGTATTGTGACTGCTGCCACTTAACCCGGTTGAAGAGGGACGAGAGGTTGGCACCCCGGTGCTCGAGATCGTAGCGCTCCTCAAACGCCACATTTCCGCCCCAGTGACTGACCTCAATGTCGCGCTCGAGACGAGAAATGTGAATCACGGGCTTGTTGAACTCAAAGCGAACCTGAACAGGCTCAAGCGCACCGGCCGGCTTCTCATCAAAGGGACCATAAACGAGCTTGGATCCTTGTTTCTGGGGGAACTCCTTGACGTCTCCACTGCCGGGAAGCTTGGTGTAGTCGGGGATGTTGGTCGATGCGAATTTGACTTCGGTCTTCTGCTTGGATGTAGTGTATACCGAGGGGCAGTaggccgagaaggagtaCGAGAGAAACTGTTGCTCCTCCTGCTTGATCGAGGCGGGAAGAGGCTTGTAGGCGTCCAGAAGGTAGTAGGTGATGCCCAATGTCTGCTGCGCGCCGGGCGCGAGAGGTGTGGGCAATCCGATCCGAACGTACTGGTTGGGACTATTCAAGAGAGGTTAGATGGGAACTTGTGTGACAGACGGACAAAAATCACTGACCCGAACGACTCGAATTCTACCGGCTCAACAACGAATGGACCGGATTCGGCATTCTTGCGATCTCTAACCTCCAAACCACCCAGACGCGACAACTGCTCGTTTGCAAAAGGCAGAATGTAATCGGACTGCGCCTCCTTGTCGATGTTTTCTATTACGACATTGATGGATTCCTTGACGTAGTTCTTCTCCAGTGACACGATGTGGACGAGATTGACATTCTTGAAGACTTGGGGCGGCGTAAATGTTGCCGGGGCGGAGGCGCTCGAGGTGCCGCTATCGCTGtgcttgtggtggtgatggtgtccATGCGCCGAACCTCTTGAAGCTAGGGAAAGCAACGAAAGGACGGCAGAGAAGACGGCCGATGTCTTCATCTTGAAGGAAAGGGGCGGGACGCGTTCATGAACCGTCCAATAGTCCAATTGAAGATGTGATGGACTAAACTTGGGAAAGGGACCTAGCTGGTGCTGCAGTCAATTACACGAGAAACTGGCCCTCACAGAGTGTACCGACAAGCATCACCGTGGCCTCTCGATACTAATCGGCCGTGTCCCGCCAGCTG includes the following:
- a CDS encoding translation initiation protein Sua5 yields the protein MKGTICANILTLTTRFKRLHLPQLTPILNRHHHTITTDITRPKSTAVPLMAPAMTTSTTMETRILKVKVDDSNIQVLGHWKEESAEHKDGSKTKTSNLNTWEVPTTSENENILSPIREAAHHLRTTDIPVAFPTETVYGLGADATRSAAVKGIYAAKGRPSDNPLIVHVCDLSMLRSFISPSFSSAGDEEDPIPAIYHPLITRFWPGPLTILLPNPSPSLLAPEVTAGLPTFGCRMPASALARSLIKLANAPLAAPSANASTKPSPTAAQHVLDDLRGRIALILDGGSCSVGVESTVVDGLCSPPVVLRPGGVSLEEIRECKGWEGVEKAYKDQAEVGGKTAPRAPGMKYKHYSPKARVVLYEAEGGRREVPKADVREAVEAAGEEEGKGNVKSVAVIRTGRWPVAGGLRSQGLDDVAAKDSGDVAETGFAVREGQWLDEDGTTVLARLLEIDLGNDVKGVAHGLFAALRELDRRGADVIFVEGVSDGDDIAAAVMNRLRKAASDIRI
- a CDS encoding coatomer zeta subunit, which encodes MSPGMSLYSVNAIVILSSDDGSRIFSKYYTPPHAAAGAPGTGVAAGLASSSASQNPYPDKTSQTRFEKGLLQKTAKQTGDILLYDNKVVLYKMESDVAIYVVGSADENEVLLYNVLLALRDSLHMLFKQSIDKRTIVENYDLVSLAIDEIVDDGVVLETDPTIIIQRCSKAPPADVNLSRLDPFTEQGVNNLAQLGKAKLTDWLRQGL
- a CDS encoding cell division control protein 54 — translated: MSSPAKRRTTRSSQSATPRTTRSSQAGPSSATPRQTRASQLASSPLFYEPSSPANGAAPVSSPLRQMSNTQSTAHQGNAPSSPLRQQTETQSDADRTPRANGRSQLIGDSSPIRYASSSSPGRQLTQQSDLRSESSQLFVSSQRSVAGRSRRGDINGDPLRTPAQIPRRIILDDAGRVIRDAPGSDANSFVTNNPNTSEADALGGQSQGLVWGTTISLDDSFSAFKDFLRNFTRKYRMWADGADEAETIGHPDADSKPYWEALENMLLLGTNKLYLDLRDLKSYPRTLKLWHQAQHYPTEIIPVMDQCVHDCMMELAQKEMASQRASQNSRTAPGASQSSEPNFPSSERSEEPPTPRPAQTAAPTIEDQVSQMAYVVRPWGLDKITNLRDLNPSDMDKLVSIKGLVIRTTPVIPDMKDAFFKCSVCGHSITVQLDRGKIREPTECPRARCASKNSMQIIHNRCAFEDKQVIKLQETPDNVPAGQTPHSVSVCVYNELVDFCKAGDRVELTGIFKVTPVRVNPRMRTVKSVHKTYVDVVHVQKVDRKRMGSDPSTLDLAEEEEAHANGQSMDEVRKVSPDEEERIKETAARPDIYDLLSRSLAPSIYEMDDVKKGILLQLFGGTNKTFEKGGSPKYRGDINVLLCGDPSTSKSQLLSYVHRIAPRGVYTSGKGSSAVGLTAYVTRDPESRQLVLESGALVLSDGGVCCIDEFDKMNESTRSVLHEVMEQQTVSVAKAGIITTLNARTSILASANPIGSRYNPDLSVPQNIDLPPTLLSRFDLVYLILDRVDEKNDQRLARHLLSMYLEDKPESAQQANDVLPVEFLTSYISYARSHIHPALTPEAGRELVDAYVEMRKLGQDVRAAEKRITATTRQLESMIRLAEAHAKMRLSQTVTRDDVREAVRLIKSALKTAATDSQGRIDMSLLTEGTSAAERQRKADMKDAVIRLLDEMTSGGQVVRYSEVARRLGEGAGVQVEPAEFAEVMRALEMEGAVMVTGEGARKSIRRITATI
- a CDS encoding meiotic expression up-regulated protein 14, with the translated sequence MNRALSIRSNNRSSGGGSSTNFSSHHHGSRRGFSLSSLRGTIQPELSKKLYRLIKSENNLISAHETAAKERLSIAQQLSEWGEQTSDEGISDISDKVGVILSELGEQEDNYAHALDESRGTLKTIRNTEKSVQPSRDGKNKIADEIAKLKSKEPESTRLVVLEQELVRAEAENLVAEAQLTNITRQKLKEAYSAEFLATIERAEKQIILARHGLRLLNLLDDTPIVPGDSQIPYTQGHQARQILNNAEDDLRDWRPTTTAAALDEDAKYVTSNSPTSPTTVQQHAQQPQPSQPRNAASVTDQQLNEKEVDGASLTGTETNTTGNESAVGANQEVQTTAV
- a CDS encoding oligosaccharyltransferase alpha subunit, giving the protein MKTSAVFSAVLSLLSLASRGSAHGHHHHHKHSDSGTSSASAPATFTPPQVFKNVNLVHIVSLEKNYVKESINVVIENIDKEAQSDYILPFANEQLSRLGGLEVRDRKNAESGPFVVEPVEFESFGPNQYVRIGLPTPLAPGAQQTLGITYYLLDAYKPLPASIKQEEQQFLSYSFSAYCPSVYTTSKQKTEVKFASTNIPDYTKLPGSGDVKEFPQKQGSKLVYGPFDEKPAGALEPVQVRFEFNKPVIHISRLERDIEVSHWGGNVAFEERYDLEHRGANLSSLFNRVKWQQSQYYNPATHALKEMKFPLRVGSADPYYTDVIGNVSTSRFRSNKREALLEIKPRYPLFGGWKYPFTIGWNSDAKNFLRNTATGGFVLNVPFLEGPKQPEGVEYEQVVVRLILPEGAENVKWTTAIPKSSISEAGVQIHKTYLDTIGRTALVIKGRNLVDDFRDRDLTVTYDYPMSAVLRKPLVVFSSSMAVFVSLWLLSLINLKFTTRK